The segment taacttttttAACGAATCTTAATTGTCATACTATTTGTTTAACATGCTCATTTAaccttatttattaattaaaaaaattcaaactctatATATCTTTAAGTTccttttaattaataataataaagaaggCGATGAGATGGACATCCAAAATGCTAGATAGATATTACCGTTAGATTGCACTTAGAGGTCCCGGGAATGTGATATTTCCCCGTTACACAAGACATGCCAATTGAAAAAGGATTAGACTGATATGATCCTCTTTTCCTTCTAGTTGTCCGCCTCGTAGCAACTTAAAACAGGGGATTATATTTAAACAGTCTGCTGCTATCTACAAAGTTTGTGAGCCGTTCAAATCACCAATGGCCACCATACGCCCATACCCAACTGCATTTTCACTCCCTGTTTACAATTTGCCAAGAGGCAAGCATTCTGCAATCATATGCCAATCAATAACAGATACAGCTTTACTCCAGACGCCCAAAACttctcattcaaatttgaaaacatcaATATCAAGAAGAGATTTGGCATTTAAGTTGTTGGGCTCGTTTGCATTATCAAGCTTGGCCTTTCCACTGGTGGATTCTTCTTCTCCTGCATATGGGATTCTGGAGGCTGATGATGATGAGGAGCTGCTGGAGAAAGTTAAGGCTGACAGGAAGAAGAGGCTCCAAAAACGAGAGGAAACTAATAAATTGAAGAGCGAGGCAGGTTAGTTGTTCGTGGATCTCTTATTTGTTAAGTCTTGATTAGCCagttttttttttcatgataaaAAAATTCAATTGCTGAATTTGATTAAACAAATGAAATGTGGGTTCATGTAGGCAATAAT is part of the Cryptomeria japonica chromosome 10, Sugi_1.0, whole genome shotgun sequence genome and harbors:
- the LOC131047648 gene encoding thylakoid lumenal 16.5 kDa protein, chloroplastic — its product is MATIRPYPTAFSLPVYNLPRGKHSAIICQSITDTALLQTPKTSHSNLKTSISRRDLAFKLLGSFALSSLAFPLVDSSSPAYGILEADDDEELLEKVKADRKKRLQKREETNKLKSEAAYVQDAVYKLSEVGQALDKNDFTSAKRVLGKSLDTKWIVNIKEAFTKVSSNPEEKSKADTFTASLASLISAVSKENLDLCKSAFVSSADALENWSILTGLSEQVKGL